One part of the Thioalbus denitrificans genome encodes these proteins:
- the rimK gene encoding 30S ribosomal protein S6--L-glutamate ligase yields the protein MKIAILSRNRQLYSTRRLVEAGQERGHEMVVLDPLRCQVDVASQRPGVHYRGEQLEGFDAVIPRIGASITFYGLAVLRQFEVMGVYPLNESVAIGRSRDKLRSLQLLARKGVGLPVTGFAHSVDDTQALIDLVGGAPLVVKLLEGTQGKGVVLAETDKAAESLIDAFRELDANFLVQEFIKEAGGADIRCFVIGDRVVAAMKRQAKEGEFRSNLHRGGSAALVRLTPAERATAARAAKIVGLNVAGVDILRSNHGPLVMEVNSSPGLEGIETATGKDVADQIILFIEKNAKPNRTRTKGKG from the coding sequence ATGAAGATTGCAATTCTCTCCCGCAACCGCCAACTCTACTCCACCCGACGCCTGGTCGAGGCGGGCCAGGAGCGGGGCCACGAGATGGTCGTGCTCGACCCCCTGCGCTGCCAGGTGGACGTGGCCAGCCAGCGTCCGGGCGTGCACTACCGGGGCGAACAGCTGGAGGGGTTCGACGCGGTCATCCCGCGCATCGGCGCCTCCATCACCTTCTACGGCCTGGCCGTGCTGCGCCAGTTCGAGGTCATGGGGGTCTACCCCCTGAACGAGTCGGTGGCCATCGGACGCTCCCGCGACAAGCTGCGCTCCCTGCAGCTGCTCGCCCGCAAGGGGGTCGGACTGCCGGTGACCGGGTTCGCCCACTCGGTGGACGATACCCAGGCGCTGATCGACCTGGTGGGAGGCGCGCCCCTGGTGGTGAAGCTGCTGGAGGGCACCCAGGGCAAGGGGGTCGTGCTGGCCGAGACCGACAAGGCCGCCGAGAGCCTCATCGACGCCTTCCGCGAGCTGGACGCCAACTTCCTGGTGCAGGAGTTCATCAAGGAGGCCGGCGGCGCCGACATCCGCTGTTTCGTCATCGGCGATCGGGTGGTGGCGGCCATGAAGCGCCAGGCGAAGGAGGGCGAGTTCCGCTCCAACCTCCACCGCGGCGGCAGCGCGGCCCTGGTGCGCCTGACCCCCGCCGAGCGGGCCACCGCGGCGCGGGCGGCCAAGATCGTCGGCCTCAACGTGGCCGGGGTGGACATCCTGCGTTCAAACCACGGCCCGCTGGTGATGGAGGTGAACTCGTCCCCGGGGCTGGAAGGCATCGAAACGGCCACGGGCAAGGACGTGGCGGACCAGATCATCCTGTTCATCGAGAAGAACGCCAAGCCCAACCGCACCCGCACCAAGGGCAAGGGCTGA
- a CDS encoding ATP-dependent zinc protease family protein — MPGDKRLNPEAVPLGWREWAALPELGIGRIKGKVDTGARTSTLHAYFVEPYEDNGVALVRFGIHPLQRRTDIERICTAPVFDRRWVSDSGGHREQRYIIRTTLRLGGREWPVEMTLTNRDSMTFRLLIGRTALGNHFSVHPARSYLTGRPPAPQHRKPR; from the coding sequence ATGCCCGGTGACAAACGACTCAACCCCGAAGCCGTCCCGCTCGGCTGGCGCGAATGGGCCGCGCTGCCGGAACTGGGCATCGGCCGCATCAAGGGCAAGGTGGACACCGGTGCCCGCACCTCGACGCTGCACGCCTATTTCGTCGAGCCTTACGAGGACAACGGCGTGGCCCTGGTGCGCTTCGGCATCCACCCCCTGCAGCGCCGCACCGACATCGAGCGCATCTGCACCGCGCCCGTCTTCGACCGGCGCTGGGTCTCCGATTCCGGCGGACACCGGGAGCAGCGCTACATCATCCGCACGACCCTGAGGCTCGGCGGCCGCGAGTGGCCGGTGGAGATGACGCTGACCAACCGCGATTCCATGACTTTCCGGCTGCTCATCGGGCGCACGGCGCTGGGTAACCACTTCAGCGTTCACCCCGCCCGCTCATACCTCACCGGACGCCCGCCGGCGCCTCAGCACCGCAAACCCCGCTAA
- a CDS encoding esterase-like activity of phytase family protein has translation MAGAADAPYSIATPVRLSDVPEADGRFMGVRLLGALRLSAVERDGLYLTELSGLAWDRDEALLYAVSDRGAVFHLQPVLRAGRLVDVRLLAAHPLRGGDGAPLAGAWSDAEGLVLEHEADGERGNTTLLISFEGRPRVERFTTDGNPLERLRLPPALSGVDSYRDPNSALEALVRHPSLGLMTAPERPLAGMDARTVPLCTLTGRCWDYPLADAPGSALTALESHPDGGLLALERAFVSLFRPLVISLRHVRLPDGPGPVSVETVASFDTSRGWLVDNFEGLAFHEGRRYFMVSDDNGSPLQHTLLVYFELLP, from the coding sequence GTGGCCGGGGCGGCGGATGCCCCTTACTCCATCGCCACCCCGGTGCGGCTCAGCGACGTTCCGGAGGCGGACGGCCGATTCATGGGGGTGCGCCTGCTCGGTGCCCTGCGCCTGTCCGCGGTCGAGCGTGACGGGCTGTACCTCACCGAGCTGTCGGGGCTGGCCTGGGACCGGGACGAGGCGCTGCTCTACGCGGTCAGCGACCGGGGCGCGGTATTCCACCTGCAGCCGGTGCTGCGCGCCGGGCGGCTGGTGGATGTGCGCCTGCTGGCGGCCCACCCCCTGCGCGGCGGCGACGGTGCGCCGCTGGCGGGTGCCTGGTCCGACGCCGAGGGCCTGGTGCTGGAACACGAGGCGGACGGGGAGCGCGGCAATACGACCCTGCTGATCTCCTTCGAGGGCCGTCCGCGGGTGGAGCGTTTCACGACTGACGGGAACCCGCTGGAGCGGCTGCGGCTGCCCCCGGCGCTGTCCGGAGTCGACAGCTACCGCGATCCCAACAGCGCCCTGGAGGCCCTCGTCCGGCATCCATCCCTGGGCCTGATGACCGCCCCCGAGCGCCCATTGGCCGGGATGGACGCACGCACGGTTCCCCTCTGTACCCTCACCGGCCGCTGCTGGGACTACCCCCTGGCGGATGCCCCGGGCAGCGCCCTGACGGCACTGGAGTCGCACCCCGATGGCGGGCTCCTGGCGCTGGAGCGGGCCTTCGTCTCCCTGTTCCGGCCGCTGGTCATCAGTCTGCGTCATGTCCGGCTGCCCGACGGACCAGGGCCGGTGAGCGTGGAGACGGTGGCGTCCTTCGACACCAGTCGCGGTTGGTTGGTGGACAACTTCGAGGGGCTGGCCTTCCACGAGGGACGGCGCTACTTCATGGTCAGCGACGACAACGGCAGCCCGCTGCAGCACACCCTCCTGGTCTATTTTGAGCTGCTGCCCTGA
- a CDS encoding AMP-dependent synthetase/ligase → MHEWNEDIIAVETAVTLDGLFRERIHRTPDSVAYRQFDRRHRLWVDATWSEVARQVARWQAGMAREALKPGDRVAIVLRNCREWVEFDQAALGLGLVVVPLYTDDRPDSAAYILNDSAAKLLLIQDDTQWRRLRSADESLPALRRVLVLEHKAGGADDDPRVIHVDEWLPRGEHEVRHDEHGSQSLASIVYTSGTTGRPKGVMLSHHNMLSIAHASLTMVSVYREDTFLSFLPLSHTLERTGGYYLPMMAGSTVAFSRSVQQLAEDLQTIRPTALISVPRIYERVYARLADQLEKKPLARILFRAAAVVGWRRFQAAQGRASRWLSPQLLLWPLLRRLVADKVLARLGGRLRVAVSGGAALPFSVARTFIGLGLPILQGYGLTETSPVVSVNTLEDNEPASVGLPLRGVEVKIGENDELLVRGPGVMQGYWNNHAATTQTIDSDGWLHTGDQARIEHGHLYITGRIKDILVLSNGEKVPPGDMESAIALDPLFDQVLVLGEGRPFLSALVVLNGEHWVTLARQLGLDAFDPASLLDNRLRNQLITHMRELLADFPGYAKVRRVVPMLDAWTVENGLLTPTLKTRRQQVLERYRKEVELLYGELA, encoded by the coding sequence ATGCACGAGTGGAATGAAGACATCATCGCGGTCGAGACCGCCGTCACGCTGGATGGCCTGTTCCGGGAACGGATCCACCGCACGCCCGACAGCGTCGCCTACCGCCAGTTCGACCGCCGCCACCGCCTGTGGGTGGACGCCACCTGGAGCGAGGTGGCCCGGCAGGTGGCGCGCTGGCAGGCGGGCATGGCGCGGGAAGCGCTGAAGCCCGGAGACCGGGTCGCCATCGTGCTGCGCAACTGCCGCGAGTGGGTGGAATTCGACCAGGCGGCCCTCGGACTCGGGCTGGTGGTGGTGCCGCTGTACACCGACGACCGGCCCGACAGCGCGGCCTACATACTCAACGACTCGGCCGCCAAGCTGCTCCTGATCCAGGATGACACCCAGTGGCGCCGCCTGCGCTCGGCCGACGAGAGCCTGCCCGCGCTGCGGCGGGTGCTGGTGCTGGAGCACAAGGCGGGGGGCGCTGACGACGATCCCCGCGTCATCCACGTGGATGAATGGCTCCCCCGCGGCGAGCACGAAGTGCGGCATGACGAGCACGGCAGCCAGTCCCTGGCCTCCATCGTCTACACCTCGGGCACCACCGGCCGGCCGAAGGGGGTGATGCTGAGCCACCACAACATGCTCTCCATCGCCCATGCCAGCCTGACCATGGTCTCGGTCTACCGCGAGGACACCTTCCTCTCCTTCCTGCCCCTGTCCCACACCCTGGAGCGCACCGGCGGCTACTACCTGCCGATGATGGCCGGCTCCACGGTGGCGTTCTCCCGCTCGGTCCAGCAACTGGCCGAGGATCTGCAGACCATCCGTCCCACGGCGCTGATATCGGTGCCGCGCATCTACGAGCGCGTCTATGCCCGCCTCGCGGATCAACTGGAGAAGAAGCCCCTCGCCCGCATCCTGTTCAGGGCCGCCGCGGTGGTGGGCTGGCGCCGCTTCCAGGCGGCACAGGGGCGCGCCAGCCGCTGGCTCTCGCCGCAACTGCTGCTGTGGCCGCTGCTGCGGCGGCTGGTGGCCGACAAGGTCCTGGCCCGCCTCGGCGGCCGCCTGCGGGTCGCCGTGAGCGGCGGCGCCGCACTCCCCTTCTCCGTGGCCCGCACCTTCATCGGGCTCGGGCTGCCCATACTCCAGGGTTACGGCCTGACCGAGACCAGCCCGGTGGTGAGCGTGAACACCCTCGAGGACAACGAACCCGCCAGCGTCGGCCTGCCCCTGCGCGGCGTGGAGGTGAAAATCGGTGAGAACGACGAACTGCTGGTCCGGGGACCCGGCGTGATGCAGGGCTACTGGAACAACCATGCCGCCACCACCCAGACCATCGACAGCGACGGCTGGCTGCATACCGGCGATCAGGCCCGCATCGAGCACGGCCACCTCTACATCACCGGGCGAATCAAGGACATCCTGGTGCTCTCCAACGGAGAGAAGGTGCCGCCCGGCGACATGGAGTCGGCCATCGCCCTGGATCCCCTCTTCGACCAGGTGCTGGTACTGGGCGAGGGACGCCCCTTCCTGAGCGCCCTGGTGGTGCTCAACGGCGAGCACTGGGTGACGCTGGCCAGGCAGCTCGGGCTGGACGCATTCGATCCGGCGAGCCTGCTGGACAACCGGCTGCGCAATCAGCTCATCACGCACATGCGCGAACTGCTCGCCGATTTTCCCGGCTATGCCAAGGTGCGGCGCGTGGTCCCCATGCTGGATGCCTGGACGGTGGAGAACGGCCTGCTCACCCCGACCCTGAAAACCAGGCGCCAGCAGGTGCTGGAGCGCTACCGCAAGGAGGTGGAGCTGCTGTACGGAGAGCTGGCCTGA
- the thiS gene encoding sulfur carrier protein ThiS has translation MDITVNGQSRSVPDGASLEQLLVELGYTGRRLAVEINREIIPRSAHAATRLQPGDRVEIVQAIGGGSPCGTGPARCP, from the coding sequence ATGGATATCACCGTCAACGGCCAGTCCCGCAGCGTGCCCGACGGCGCCAGCCTGGAGCAGCTCCTGGTTGAGCTCGGCTACACCGGTCGCCGGCTGGCCGTCGAGATCAACCGCGAAATCATACCCCGCAGCGCCCACGCCGCGACGCGCCTCCAGCCCGGTGACCGGGTGGAGATCGTGCAGGCAATCGGTGGCGGGTCGCCGTGCGGCACCGGGCCCGCCCGTTGCCCATGA